A single region of the Manihot esculenta cultivar AM560-2 chromosome 12, M.esculenta_v8, whole genome shotgun sequence genome encodes:
- the LOC110627597 gene encoding uncharacterized protein LOC110627597: protein MEWTAVQHLDLRHVGRGFHRPLQPHAAAFHPTQALIVVAIGTYINEFDALTGSRLSTIDIGAPVVRMSYSPTSGHAVIAILEDCTIRSCDFDNEQTCVLHSPEKRMERISVNTEVNFALTPLQPIVFFGFHRKMSVTVVGTVEGGRAATKIKTDLKKPIVKLACHPRLPILYVAYADGLIRAYNIHTYAVAYTLQVDNTIKLIGASAFAFHPTLEWIFIGDRRGTLLAWDVSTDRPSLIGITLVGSQPITSIAWLPTLRLLVTVSKDGTLQVWKTRAFLNPNRPPMQANFFESAGWVNDIHEEKKGVVLFYIDLKAGRA, encoded by the exons ATGGAGTGGACGGCGGTGCAACATCTTGATCTACGGCATGTAGGTCGAGGTTTTCATAGACCATTGCAGCCTCATGCTGCTGCATTTCATCCAACACAAGCCCTTATTGTCGTCGCTATCGGTACCTACATAAATG AATTTGATGCATTAACAGGAAGCAGACTCTCTACAATTGACATTGGAGCACCTGTTGTGCGAATGTCTTATAGCCCTACTAGTGGCCATGCAGTGATTGCTATCTTAgag GATTGTACAATTCGTTCTTGTGATTTTGATAATGAGCAAACTTGTGTATTGCATTCACCTGAAAAGAGAATGGAACGTATTTCTGTTAATACAGAAGTCAATTTCGCTTTGACTCCTCTCCAGCCTATTGTTTTCTTTGGTTTCCATCGAAAGATGAGTGTAACTG TTGTTGGAACTGTTGAAGGGGGAAGGGCAGCAACAAAAATAAAGACAGACTTGAAGAAACCTATAGTAAAGCTTGCTTGCCATCCACGCCTCCCTATCCTG TATGTGGCTTATGCAGATGGTTTGATTCGTGCTTACAACATTCATACGTATGCTGTTGCATATACACTACAAG TTGATAATACAATTAAGCTTATTGGTGCTAGTGCATTTGCTTTTCATCCTACATTAGAGTGGATTTTCATTGGTGATAGACGCGGTACACTTTTGGCATGGGACGTCTCAACTGATAGACCTAGTTTGATTGGGAT CACACTAGTGGGTTCTCAACCAATCACATCAATTGCTTGGCTCCCAACTTTGCGATTACTTGTCACAGTTTCTAAGGATGGAACTCTACAAGTGTGGAAAACTCGCGCGTTTCTTAATCCTAATAGACCTCCAATGCAGGCAAATTTTTTTGAGTCTGCTGGTTG GGTGAACGATATCCATGAAGAGAAAAAGGGTGTAGTGTTATTTTACATTGATTTGAAAGCTGGAAGGGCATAA